The genomic window CCAGGATGATAATGATGGGGCTCAAGTTCGCCGGCGATGTCCCTTTCCGGCATGTATATATACACGCCCTCGTGCGGGACGCGGAGGGGCAGAAGATGAGCAAGTCGAAGGGGAACACCATTGACCCTCTGGACGTGATGGGCAAATACGGCTCCGACGCCATGCGCATGACGTTGACGGCGCTGGCCGCGCAGGGACGCGACATAAAGCTTTCCGAGGAGCGCATCGAGGGATACCGCAACTTCGCCAACAAACTGTGGAACGCCTCCCGTTTCGCCCTGATGAACCTTGCCGGGTTCGATTTTTCGAAAACGGGCGTGGACCGCGGCGATCTGGCCCTGGCGGACAGGTGGATACTCTCCCGGCTGCAGAACACGGTCAAAGAGGTGCGTCACGCGCTGGACGAATACAGGTTCAACGAGGCTGCGTCCGCCATTTACCAGTTCACGTGGCGGGAGTTTTGCGACTGGTACCTGGAATTGATAAAGCCGAGGTTGTATGGCCACGAAGAGGGGGGCGACGCCGCGCGCAACACCATGGTTTTCACGCTGGACAACATACTGCGCCTGCTCAATCCCATAATGCCTTTCATCACCGAGGAATTGTGGCAGAAGATAAAGCCTTCCGGTGATTTGCTGGCCCGTGCGGCATTTCCGGCGGTGGATGATAAGTGGATAGCGCCCGCCATCGAGAAGGACATGGCGGTGGTGATGGAGACAACGGTGGTGATAAGGAACATCCGGCACGAACTCGGCATAAAACCATCCACGCGCCTTTCGGCGGTGGCGCTGGTGAAAGACCACGAGGAGGTCCTGGAGACGGTGGCCCGGCAGGCCCCGTTTATCGCGAAACTTTCCAACACGGACATAACGCCGTCGGCCGACCCCGCTTCGCGCCCGAAAAGTTCCGCAGTGGGCGTGGCGGGGGATGTGGAGGTGTTTGTGAACCTCGAAGGGCTCCCCGAGGCGGCGGAATGGAAGGCCAAGGCATTAAAGGAGCTGGCCAGGCTGGAAAAAGAGATAGGGATTTTCGAGAAAAAACTCTCCAACGAAAAGTATGTGGCCAACGCCCCCGCCGAAGTTGTGGAGAAAGACAGGGAGAAACTGGAAGGCTACATCGCCCGGGCGGCGAAGCTGAGAGGATACCTGTGATTGAGTTTACCCGCCTCGGGGTGTTGGTCAAAAAGACCAGCGTTTTGTCCTTTTGCTCGTTGTAGAACTCACAAAAACATTGACAGCCGCATCCTTCCGGTGTAAATACTGTCCTGTCAGTCATAACAGCGTTGCAAAGGAGACCGAAATGGGCGGTAAGAAAGCGCGGTTGTTGCACTCACTCACTCACTCACTCACTCACTTTCTAACTTTCTAAACACGTTTCTGGCTTTAGCGCTCGGCGTGGCGCTGGCGTTGCCCATCTCCGCCTGCGAGGCGAAAGCCAAACCGTTCAAGGGCGAAACCTACCGCACGCTGGACGGCGGCACAGTCGTAAGAATCTACTCCGCCGATGAGCTGGAAATAAAAAAGGAGCGCGCCCCCAACATCGTGGCGAAGTACACCCTCGAAGAGGGGGGTAAAAAGCTCCGCGTATCGTTCACCGCCCTGGGCACGACCACAGCCGTCTATTACGAAATAACAAATGACGGAATAGTTGATGAGCATGGGGCCACACTGTACTCCACCGCCGCCCTCGATTCACGTTTGAAGGGGTTGCGGGCGGAAGCGTCGAAACTGCTCGTCCCTGTTAAAGGCGGTTGTTTCGACATGGGTGACACGTTCGGGAATGGCGGTTCGGATGAGAAACCGGTTCACCGCGTCTGCCTGGACGATTTCAAGATGGACAAGTACGAGGTTACGCAGTCAGCGTACCAGTCGGCGATGGGGAATAACCCTTCACACCATAAAGACTGTCCGGACTGCCCGGTGGAGCAGGTGACGTGGGACGAGGCGAAGGGGTATTGCGAAAACGTAGGTAAACGATTGCCGACGGAGGCGGAGTGAGAGTATTCAGCGCGGGAGGGCGGGAAGAATGTGAAATACGGGACAGGGAAGAACGAGCTAAGCATGAACGACGCGAATTACGATTACAAGGGGACGAAACCTGTGGGGAGCTACGCGCCCAACGCGCTGGGTTTGCATGACATGGCTGGCAACGTGTGGGAATGGGTGGCGGACTGGTACGGCGCTTATTCTTCGGGAGAGCAAAAGAACCCGAAGGGGCCTTCGGATGGGACGCATCTTGTGTTGCGCGGCGGTTCGTGGGGCGCTTACCCGGACGACTTGCGCGCGTCCGTTCGCCGCGTCGTTCCGGCGTACCGTAGCGGCGCTAGCGGCTTTCGTTGCGTCCAGTAAGAGTTACTCTTTTCCCTTTTAAACCCAGATTTTTCATTTGAATTGTAGGGGCGACCCGGTGGGTCGCCCCTACATCGGATCGCTTACCGAAACCACTGATTTTGTTTCCATTAAAACAATGTTCGAGCGTAAAATCGAATTCCAGTTTCTAAATGCGGAATCAGTCCTGATCTCATACAAAACCTGGCGCTAAAAAAGTGATCGCCTCATCACCAACTTCTACCCCTGTTCGGCAATCTAATCAATTGCTTGCTCTAATGGCTTCCATTAGAAACCAGTCCTAATGGAAAATCTCGGTTAAACTCTTACGCTTTTTTCCGCTCCGGATTTTTCATCCTGATCCCCCGGGAGCGCGGGCATCTTGCCCGCATCTTCTGAACGCCGCTTCGATGGCGGCGTTCAGAAGGAAAAGCCGCGCTTAAATAAAACAACGGTAACGATGGCGTCACCTTTCTTTTTCGGCCTATCGCGGCGTTGAACCGCGATAAGCCGATTGCGGGTGTTATCGCAGTGGCCGCGCCACCCCGCGCTCCCCTGGGAGAAAAAAGATTCCGGGGTGACTGCCATTGCGGGCTGCAACATCCAGGACAGCAACAAGCAAATTCAGGCGGAAACAGCCTGGCGG from Nitrospinota bacterium includes these protein-coding regions:
- a CDS encoding formylglycine-generating enzyme family protein, giving the protein MALALPISACEAKAKPFKGETYRTLDGGTVVRIYSADELEIKKERAPNIVAKYTLEEGGKKLRVSFTALGTTTAVYYEITNDGIVDEHGATLYSTAALDSRLKGLRAEASKLLVPVKGGCFDMGDTFGNGGSDEKPVHRVCLDDFKMDKYEVTQSAYQSAMGNNPSHHKDCPDCPVEQVTWDEAKGYCENVGKRLPTEAE
- a CDS encoding SUMF1/EgtB/PvdO family nonheme iron enzyme; this encodes MKYGTGKNELSMNDANYDYKGTKPVGSYAPNALGLHDMAGNVWEWVADWYGAYSSGEQKNPKGPSDGTHLVLRGGSWGAYPDDLRASVRRVVPAYRSGASGFRCVQ